AGCACGATCTGACCGGGGCCGATCTCGCCGAACAGCATCTTCTCGGCGAGGGTGTCCTCGATCTCGCGCTGCACGGTCCGGCGCAACGGTCGGGCGCCCAGCACCGGGTCGAAGCCCCGGGTCGCGAGCAGGTTCTTCGCGGCCTGGGTCAGCTCCAGCGCCATGTCGCGGTCGCGGAGACGCTTCTCCACGGCCTCGACCATGTTGTCGACCATCGAGACGATCTGGTCCTGCGACAGCGGCGGGAACACGATGATCTCGTCGACACGGTTGAGGAACTCGGGGCGGAAGTGCTGCTTGAGCTCGTCCGAGACCTTGGCCTTCATCCGGTCGTAGGAGCCCGCCGTGTCGCCGACCTGGGAGAACCCGAGGTTGACCGACTTGGCGATGTCCCGGGTGCCGAGGTTGGTGGTCATGATGATGACGGTGTTCTTGAAGTCGACCACCCGACCCTGGGAGTCGGTCAGGCGTCCCTCCTCCAGGATCTGGAGCAGCGAGTTGAAGATGTCCGGGTGCGCCTTCTCGACCTCGTCGAACAGCACCACCGAGAACGGCTTGCGCCGCACCTTCTCCGTGAGCTGGCCACCCTCCTCGTACCCGACGTAGCCGGGCGGGGAGCCGAAGAGCCGAGAGACGGTGTGCTTCTCGCTGAACTCGCTCATGTCGAGCTGGATCAGCGAGTCCTCGTCGCCGAAGAGGAAGTCGGCGAGCGTCTTGGACAGCCAGGTCTTGCCGACGCCCGAGGGGCCGGCGAAGATGAACGACCCACCCGGACGCTTCGGGTCCTTGAGGCCGGCACGGGTACGACGGATCGCCCGGGAGAGCGCCTTGACGGCCTCCTCCTGGCCGATGACCCGCTTGTGCAGCTCTTCCTCCATGTTGAGCAAGCGGGTGGACTCCGCCTCGGAGAGCTTGACGATCGGGATGCCGGTCGCCACGGCGAGCACCTCGGCGATGAGCTCCTCGTCGACCTCGGCGATCTCGTCCATGTCACCGGCGCGCCACTGCTTCTCGCGCTCGGACTTCTTCGCGGTGAGCTGCTTCTCCTCGTCGCGCAGGCGGGCTGCGGCCTCGAAGTCCTGCCCGTCGATCGCCGCCTCCTTGCGCTCGCGCACCTCGGCGATCTGGTCGTCGAAGGCCCGCAGGTCCGGCGGCGCGGTCATCCGGCGGATGCGCAGGCGCGAGCCGGCCTCGTCGATCAGGTCGATCGCCTTGTCCGGCAGGAACCGGTCGGAGATGTACCGGTCGGCCAGGGTGGCCGCGGAGACCAGCGCCTCGTCGGTGATGGTCACCCGGTGGTGCGCCTCGTAGCGGTCGCGCAGCCCCTTGAGCATCTCGATGGTGTGCGCGATCGACGGCTCCGCGACCTGGATCGGCTGAAAGCGGCGCTCGAGCGCGGCGTCCTTCTCCAGGTACTTGCGGTACTCGTCGAGCGTGGTCGCGCCGATCGTCTGCAGCTCACCGCGGGCCAGCATCGGCTTGAGGATGCTGGCGGCATCGATCGCGCCCTCGGCGGCTCCGGCACCCACCAGGGTGTGGATCTCGTCGATGAACAGCACGATGTCGCCGCGGGTGCGGATCTCCTTGAGCACCTTCTTCAGGCGCTCCTCGAAGTCACCGCGGTAGCGGCTGCCCGCGACCAGGGCACCCAGGTCGAGGGTGTAGATCTGCTTGTCCTTGAGCGTCTCGGGCACGTTGCCCTTGACGATGTCCTGGGCCAGGCCCTCGACGATCGTGGTCTTGCCGACGCCGGGCTCACCGATCAGCACGGGGTTGTTCTTCGTGCGTCGGGAGAGGATCTGCATGACCCGCTCGATCTCCTGCTCGCGCCCGATCACCGGGTCGAGCTTGCCCTCGCGGGCCGCCTGGGTCAGGTTGCGGCCGAACTGGTCGAGGACCAGCGAGGAGGACGGAGCCTCGGCGCCACTGGCCCCGGGGCTGGCGGCGGCACCGGCCGCCTCCTTGCCCTGGAAGCCCGAGAGCAGCTGGATGACCTGCTGGCGCACCCGGTTGAGGTCGGCGCCGAGCTTCTGCAGCACCTGGGCGGCGACGCCCTCGCCCTCGCGGATGAGGCCGAGCAGGATGTGCTCGGTGCCGATGTAGGAGTGCCCCAGCTGCAGCGCCTCGCGCAGCGACAGCTCCAGCACCTTCTTGGCGCGCGGGGTGAAGGGGATGTGACCGGACGGCGCCTGCTGGCCCTGGCCGATGATCTCCTCGACCTGGGCGCGCACCGCCTCCAGCGAGATGTCCAGCGACTCCAGCGCCTTCGCGGCGACACCCTCGCCTTCGTGGATGAGCCCGAGCAGGATGTGCTCGGTCCCGATGTAGTTGTGGGAGAGCATGCGGGCCTCTTCCTGGGCCAGCACGACAACTCGCCGGGCTCGGTCGGTGAACCGCTCGAACATGTGCGCCTCGATTCTCAGCAGTGTGCACAGGTGGTACGTGATGACCGCTCCCCCGATGAAGACCGACCACGGCCGGGCGCAGCAGAAGCGCGGACACTCGTTCCAACTCTCCCCACAGCCTACGTGTTCCCGGTGGGGAGACCCGGGCGGTCCGCTGACAGCGAACAGACAGCGAACAGCCCGGGCCCTTCGATCAGTGCGCGGCGTCGTAGGCCTGGCGCACCTCGGCGGGGACCCGGCCCCGCTCGGAGAGCTCGTAGCCGTTCTCCCGCGCCCACGCGCGGACGTCCGCGGCGCTGGGGCCCGACGTCGTGGCCGAGGCGGTACGACGACCGCCACGGCGGTTGCCACCCGAGGCCTTGCGGGCGTGACCGACATATCCGCTGAGCGCCTCGCGCAGCGCTGCCGCATTCTCGTCGTTGAGGTCGATCTCGTAGGAGGTGCCGTCCAGTGCGAAGCTGACGGTCTCGGTCGCCTCGCTGCCGTCGAGATCGTCGACGAGCACGATGTTCACTTTCTGCGCCACGTGCGTATTCCTTTGTCCGGGGGGGATTCAAGCAATTACCTGAGACTTTGCCACAGGTTATTTACCCGCGACAATTCCTTCGGAACTTTTTACCCTATCCCGGAGATCGGGGACCCAATCCCCTCCCCAGGCTGCGATCAGCAGTTGCGCTCGTGCACCATGCGCAGCCCGTGCAGCGTCAGCCAGGGCGCGTGCGCGGTGAAGCACCCGCATTCCGCCAGCACCAGCGGCGCCAGGTGTCCCGTGGCGACCACGCGGACCTCCTCGGGGCGGACGCCGAGCTCGGCCACCATCCGCGCGACCATGCCCTCCACCTGGGCGGCCACGCCGAAGACCATCCCGGACTGCAGCGCCTCGACGGTGTTCTTCGCGATCACCGAGCGCGGCCGCTTGAGCTCGACCCGGCGCAGCTGGGCTCCGCGGCGTCCCAGCGCCTCGGCGGATATCTCGATCCCCGGCGCGATGGCGCCGCCCACGAACGCGCCGTCGGAATTCACCACGTCGAACGTCGTCGCGGTGCCGAAATCGACCACGACCGCCGGAGCCCCGTATGTCCGGGCCGCCGCGAGCGCATTGACGATGCGATCGGCTCCGACCTCGCGGGGATTGTCCATCAGCACCGGGATTCCGGTGCGCACGCCCGGCTCGACGATCACCGACGCGAGCGAGGAGAAATGCGTGGCGATCATTTCCCGCCATTCCGCGAGTACCGCCGGCACCGTGGCGCAGACTGCCACGCCGCTCAACGCCGCGCCGTGCTCGGTGTCGGCCAGCAGGCCGCGCACCAGCACCGACCACTCGTCGGCGGTCCGCCGCTCGTCGGTGGCGACCCGCCAGGAGGCGACCACCTCCTCGCCGACCATCAACCCCAGCACGGTGTCGCTGTTGCCGATGTCGACCGCGAGCAGCACGGTCACGTCAGGTCCATGCCCAGGTCGAAGACGGTGACCGAGTGGGTCAGCGCCCCGACCGAGATGTAGTCGACCCCGGTGGCGGCGACCTCGCGGGCACGGTCCAGGGTCAGCCCGCCCGAGGCCTCCAGCTCGACCCGACGGCCGTCGGCCCGCTCGTCGCGCAGCCGCACCGCCTCGGTCATCGTGGCGGCGTCCATGTTGTCGAGCAGGATCCGGTCGCAGCCGGCATCCAGCAGCGCCACCAGCTCGTCCAGGTCGGTGACCTCGACCTCCACCGGCAGCCCCGGGAAGGCGGACCGGACGGCCTCGAGCGCGGGGACGACGCCCCCGGCCGCGACCACGTGGTTGTCCTTGACCATCGCCATGTCGACCAGGCTGAACCGGTGGTTGACCCCGCCGCCGCAGCGCACGGCGTACTTCTGCAGCGCGCGCCAGCCGGGCAGTGTCTTGCGGGTGTCCAGCACCCGGGCGGCGGTGCCCTCCAGCGCTTCGACCCAGCGCGAGGTCGCGGTGGCCACCCCCGAGAGGTGGCTGGCGAAGTTCAGCGCCGTCCGCTCCGCGGTCAGCAGACCGCGAACCGGTCCGCTCACCGTCATCACCCGGTCCCCCGCGGCGACCCGCGTCCCGTCGGGCAGCCGGTCGGTGACGCGCACCTCGTCGCCCATCACCACCGCGAAGACCGCCTCCGCCAGACCGAGACCGGCGACCACGCCGGGCTCCCGGGCGTTGAACCCGGCCGTGCCCTGCTGCTCGGCGGGGATGGTGGCCACGCTGGTGGCGTCCAGGCCGCCGTCGGGCAGGTCCTCGGCCAGCGCTCCCAGGATCATCGCGAGCACCGCGTCGGGCTCCAGGCCGGCGGCCGTCAGCTCGTCCGCCAGGCGGGCCGGCAGCGTGCCCGGGAACCGGCTCCCGGACGAGGCGGACTGCGAGGGCTGGGTGACGGTCATGCGGGACTCCCGGTGGGCTGAAGGGGATCGGGGGCGGCGATCAGGTCGCCGGGGTCGGTGGACGGCGACGGGGTCCAGCGCGCGTGCACCACCCCGTCCTCCAGCCACGCGTCGACGTGACCGGCCACCCGCGGGTCGCGGTCGGGGTGGTCCTCGCGCCAGTGCGAGCCGCGGGTCTCGGTACGCAGCAGGGCGGCCTGGGCCAGGGCGGCGCTCACGGTGAGCAGGTTCGTGGTCTCCCAGGCGTCCACGCCCGGCGCGGGCGTGCCGTCTGACCCGCCCTGGTGGTCCCCGGCCAGCGACCCCAGCCGGTCCAGCGTCTCGCGCAGCCCGCGGTCGGAGCGGAGGACGCCCACGTGCCGGGTCATCTGCGCCTGCAGCTCACGGCGTACCGACCCGGGCACCAGCCAGGCCTCGCCAGCCGGCTCCTGGTTGGCCGGCTCCTGGGCCGCCCGCAGCTCGCCGGGCAGCACCGCGGCGATCCGGCGGGAGAAGACCAGTCCCTCCAGCAGCGAGTTGGAGGCCAGCCGGTTGGCGCCGTGCACGCCCGAGCAGGCGACCTCCCCGGTGGCGTAGAGGCCGGGCACCGAGGTCCGGCCGTCGAGGTCGGTGGCCACCCCGCCGGAGGCGTAGTGCTGGGCCGGCGCGACCGGGATCAGGTCGGTCGCCGGGTCGACGCCGTGCGCGCGACAGGTGGCCAGGATCGTGGGGAAGCGCCGCTCCCAGAACTCCGCGCCCAGGTGCCGGGCGTCCAGCATGAGGTGCGGACGGTCGGTCTCGAGCATCCGCCGGGTGATCGCCTTGGCCACCACGTCGCGCGGGGCCAGGTCGGCGAGCTCGTGCACGCCGGCCATCACCCGGCGGCCCTCCCAGTCGACCAGGAAGGCGCCCTCGCCGCGGACGGCCTCGGAGATCAGCGGCTGCTGACCCGAGGAGTCGGGGCCCAGGTACATCACGGTGGGGTGGAACTGGACGAACTCCAGGTCGCGGACCACCGCGCCGGCGCGCATGGCCAGCGCCGTCCCGTCGCCGGTGGCGACCGCGGGGTTGGTGGAGGAGGAGAAGACCTGTCCCAGGCCGCCGCTGGCCAGCACCACCGCGGGAGCGTGCACGGCGCCCACGCCGTCCCGCTGCCCCTCGCCCAGCACGTGCAGGGTCAGCCCGGCCACGCCTCCGTCGCCGGCCAGCAGGAGGTCGACGGCGAGGGCGTGCTGGATGACCTCGATCTGCGGGGCCCGCTCCACCGCGGCGATCAGCGCCCGCTGGATCTCCGCGCCGGTGGCGTCGCCGCCCGCGTGCGCGATCCGGTCGCGCAGGTGCCCGCCCTCCCGGGTCAGGCTCAGCTCGCCGTCGGGGTGGAGGTCGAAGCGGGTGCCCAGGGCGATCAGCTCGTGCACCGCGGCCGGCCCCTCGGTGACCAGCGTGCGGACGGCCTCGACGTCGCAGGCGCCGGCGCCCGCCACCAGGGTGTCGTGCTCGTGCTGGGCGGGGGTGTCCCCCGGCCCCAGGGCGGCGGCGATGCCGCCCTGGGCCCACTGGGTCGACCCGGCGTGCAGCACGTCCTTGGTCACCACCAGGACCTTCAGTCCGGGGGCCGCCGCGTCGATGCGCAGCGCGGCGGTCAGCCCGGCGATGCCCGAGCCGACCACGACCACGTCCGCGCGGGTGGTCCACCCCGGCGCGGGCGCGGCCAGCCGGGACGGGACGCGCAGCCGGGCTCCTCGGCTCCCTGTCACCTGGGTCAGCGGCCGATCAGGTCGCCGCGCTTGAGCGAGGGGTCGCCGAAGGTCTCGGCCGGGTCGAAGCCGGTGGCGAGGATCTTGTTCTCGCCGTCGACGAAGACCACGGAGGGCTGGAACTCCTTGGCCTCGGCGGTCTCCATCTGGCCGTAGCCGATCAGGATGACCAGGTCGCCGGGGTGCACCAGGCGGGCGGCGGCACCGTTGATGCCGATGATGCCGGAGCCACGCTCGCCGGCGATCGTGTAGGTCTCCAGCCGGGCACCGTTGTCGATGTCGACGATGTGCACCAGTTCTCCGGCGAGCAGGTCGGCGGCGTCGAGCAGGTCCTCGTCGACCGTGACCGAGCCCACGTAGTGCAGGTCCGCCTGGGTGACGGTGGCGCGGTGGATCTTGCTCTTCATCATCGTGCGAAGCATCAGAGGTCTCCTCTTCGGGTGCTGCTGGGGGTGCTGCTGGGGGTGGTGCGGGGTTCTCGGCGGGGGCCGAGGGTCAGGGGCATGTTGTCGATCAGCCGGGTGCTGCCCACGCGCGCGGCGATCAGGATCCGGGCCGGCGTCCCCTCGGGCAGGGGCGCGGGAGGGCCGGGCAGGGGGGCGAGCTCGGGGGTACGCAGCTCGAGGTAGTCCAGGTCGACGCCGTGCGAGCGCCGCAGCTCGGCGCGGGCCGCCTCGATCGCCACGTCGGGCCCCCAGTCGGCCGCCTCGCGGGCGGCGCTGAGCACCCGGTGCAGGGCGGTGGCCTGCTGCCGCTGCTCGGGGTCGAGGTAGCGGTTGCGGCTGCTCCGGGCGAGGCCGTCCGCCTCACGGACGGTCTCGGCCCCGACCACCTCGACACCCAGGCAGAGGTTCGTGGCCATCTGCCGGATCAGCACGAGCTGCTGGTAGTCCTTCTCCCCGAAGACCGCCACGTCGGGCCGGACCAGGCCGAAGAGCTTGGCCACCACCGTGAGCACGCCGCGGAAGTGGGTCGGCCGGACCCGGCCCTCGAGCTCGAGCGCCAGCGGGCCGGGGTCGACGGTGATCTGCTCGTCGGTGTGGCCCGCCCGCACCCCACCGGGATAGACCTCCTCGGGGCTGGGCGCGAAGACCACGTCCGCGCCGTTCTCGGTGCAGACCTCCACGTCGGCGTCCAGCGTGCGGGGGTAGCGGTCCAGGTCCTCGGTCGGGGCGAACTGGAGCGGGTTGACGAAGATGCTCACCACCACGCGGCCCTGCCGACCGACCCGCCGGCGCGCCTCGCGCACCAGGCTGGCGTGCCCCTCGTGCAGCGCGCCCATCGTGGGCACGTAGCCGACCAGGCCGTCGCCGCCGCGCTGGGCGGCCAGGGCGGAGAGCGCCTCGGAGAGCTCCTCGCGACTGCGCGCGAGGAGGGGGGACCCGGTCATCTCGTCGGGCCGCCCTCGTCGCCGGCGGGCTCCGCCGTGGCGGCCGGGCCGGGCACGACCGCCCGGGTGGCGCCGTCCAGCAGCGCGATGATCCGGGCCGCCCGGATGGGCAGCACCCGCCCGTCGGTCACGACGCGGCCGAGCGTGGCGCGGGCCAGCGCGACGTACGACGCCACGGACTGCGGCGCATGCGCCTGCAGGTCGGCCAGGTGCGCCTCGACCGTCTGCACGTCCCCGCGCACGATCGGGCCGGTCAGGGCCGCGTCGCCGGCGGCCAGCGCGTTGTCCAGGGCCGCGGTCAGCAACGGCCGCAGGATGGCCGAGGGGTCGTCGGCTCCGGAGGCGGCGAGCACCTCGCGGGCCTCGGCGACCAGGGTGACCAGGTGGTTGGCGCCGTGCGCGAGCCCGGCGTGGTAGAGCGTGCGGCGCTCCTCCTCGACCCAGACGGGGCGTCCGCCGAGGTCTGCGACCAGCCGCTCGGCGACCGCGCGCTCATCGGCGCCGACGGTCACGCCGAAGACGCAGCCGCTGAGCCGCGGCAGGTCGATCGCGGTGCCGGTGAAGGTCATCGCCGGGTGGATCGCCAGGGGGCGGGCGCCCACGGCGGTGGCCGCAGCCAGGACGGCGAGCCCGTGCCGGCCGGAGGTGTGCGCGACGATCTGGCCCTCGCGCAGCGAGCCGCTGGCGGCGAGCATGGAGACGACGTTGCCGAGCATGTCGTCGGGCACCGTGAGCAGCAGCAGGTCGCAGGCACGTGCCACGGCGCTCGGCTTGGCGATCGGCACCCCGGGAAGGAGCTGCTCGATCCGTCGGCGCGAGGCGTCGGACTCCCCCGCGGCGGCCACGACGAGGTGGCCGGCATCGCGCAGGGCTGACGAGAGGACGGCGCCGACGCGACCGGCGCCGACCACGCCCACCCGAAGGGTGGTGGTCATGGGTAAACCTCTCGTTTCAGTCCCTCCGACCACCTCGGTGCCGAAGCACCGAGACCGGGACGGGTACCAGACGATGTGGCTCGTGTGTTGGTGTGCGACCTGAGCCTACGTCGGCGTGTCACAGGTGGGAACCGGGCGCCGTGTGACGTGGGCCACGTGGGTCCGCGAGAGGGGCGCAGGCAGGCTCAGCCGGCGGCGTGCGCCGGGTCGTCCACCACGAACGGACGCGGCGCGCGCGGCAGCCAGTCGTGGGTCACGTGGTCGATCACGTGCACTCCCTCGGGGGCGACGATCTCCACCACGCCCTCGGGCACCGTGCCCTCCTGCAGGGCGTTCCAGACCGTCCACTCCCGGCGCTTGCGCCGGTTGCGCAGGCTGGTGGCGAACGACTGCGGGTCGGTCCAGTGGGCGAACTCGTCGCCGTCGAGCCACTTCAGCTCCACGCACAGGCCCTGGGGCAGGGCGAACATCTCGAACCGCTCCGGCGTGGTGCGGATCTCCCACTCGGGAGCCTTGGAGTAGACGAAGTCCGGGCTCATCGGGAAGCCCCACTCCTCGATGTTGCGCAGGCCCAGGTCGAGGAACGCGCGGCGGTCGGACTCGACGTACAGGCCGTGGCGCGGGAAACGGATGACCGCGTCCGTGGTGCCGACCTGCCAGGAGAGGTCACCCATCGAGACCTCGCCCTCGGTGGTCAGCACCATGTCGCCGTCCCACTTCCAGCTGTAGCGGGTGCGCACGTGCGAGAAGCACCAGTTGTAGAAGTACGCCAGCGAGTGGACCGAGCGTTCGTGCACCGCCAGGTGCTCCGCGCCGGCGCGGGCCACGTCGAAGGGGTAGGAGCGCACGGTCAGCTTCTCCGACCGGCCGGCGGCCTCGGCGACCCGGACCGCCTCGTCCGCGGTGCCGTCGGTGGAGTTGTTGTCGACCAGCAGCACGTGGTCGACGGCGCGCAGCAGCGGCGGCAGCACGAACCTCAGCCCCGGGGCCTCGTTCTTGACCCGGAGCACGGCGGTGGCGCCGCGCGCCAGCCCGCCGGGCCGCCGCCAGGGCCAGGTGATGTCGAACTCGGTGTGCCCCTCGAGATTGATGAGGCCCTCACCCTGCCCGATGGGGATCATTCGGAGGCCCGCTCGCGTCCCAGCGCCTTGCGCACGCCCCGGCGCACCGACGGCGGGATCTTGGCGCGCACCTCGTGCGGCACCAGGTCGGTCAGCGCGGGCCTGCCGGCCGGGCCGGCGGCCTCCGCGTCCTGCCGGGCCTGGTCGATGCGGGCCGCGACCACCGACGACTTGGAGATCGCCTCGGACTCCTCATAGAGGGCGGTGTAGGCCTCCCGGAGCTGGTCGAGGGTGGCGTGCGCCTGCGGCGTGTCCCCGCCCTCGTCGGCGAGCTTGTTGAGCTCCGCCCAGGTCTCGGAGACCAGCTCGTGCAGCCGGGGCGGCAGCGACAGGTCGTCGAGGGTCAGGCTGACCCGGCGCAGGCTCGGGTCGATGAACCGGTGCACCTCGCGGATCTGGTCGCTGCGGGTGTGGATCACCGACTGCACGTCGAGCTTGTGGCCCAGCGCCATGGTCGTCCTGACCCAGTCGCTGAGCAGGTCCTCGTAGCGGACGAAGGCGCGGCCGCCGCCGACCGTCGACCCGCTGAGGGACTCCCGCGTGGCCTTCTCGGTGTGCAGCAGCATGTTGAGCCAGCTCGCGGCCAGGTGCGCGGAGCCGAGCTTGTTGGCGTAGTACTTCTGCTTGCTGCCGACCACCTCGGCCGGCGGGCGGAGCATGGTGGCGAAGACCGGGGTGGCGCCGGTGCGGATCGCCGCGACCCGCCACAGGCCGAGGAACCAGCTGAGCCGCGGGTCCTTGACGACCAGCTCGGGGTGCTCGGCGAAGTGGCCCTCCAGCCAGTCCGAGACCCGGATGCGGGCGGGCTCGCGGCTGGCGATCCGGCCGGTCTCGAACCACGCCGAGGGGCGCGAGTCGCTCACCTGGACGCCGGCCTCGCGCAGCCACTGGTCGTGCACCTCGACCGCCCAGGCGGGCTCGCCGAACCCCTTGGGGTTGCTGGCGTCGGCCTGCACCTCGGGCTTGGGCACGTGCATGCCCAGCAGGCTGAGGATGCCGGCGAGCGTGCTGGTGCCGCTGCGTCCGGCCCCGGCCACGAAGAGGACCTTGCGTGGCACTCCGTCGGTGTTCATCTCGTCGGGCGCACGCCCGGGGACGCCGCCGACAGCTCCTGCTCCAGTCACGGTCGGTGAGCCTATCCGAGGTCCCGACGTACGCGCGGGGGCACCGGGAGACGCTCCGGGTCGCGCCCTGCTGCTCTAGGCTCGTCCCCATGAAGTGGTCCCTGCTCCGCCGGCGCGGACGCTCGCCCGAGGTGGGGGTCGTGGTGCCGGCGTACGGCGTCGAGCAGTGGCTGCCCGAGGCACTGGACAGCCTGATCGCCCAGCAGCACACGACCTGGCGGGCCGTGGTGGTCGACGACGGCTCGCCGGACCGCTGCGGCGAGATCGCCGAGGAGTACGCCGCGCGCGACTCCCGGATCACCGTCCTGCACACCCCCAACGGCGGGCTGGGCGCGGCCCGCAACGCCGGTACCGCCGCGCTGGACTGCGACTACCTCGCCTTCCTGGACTCCGACGACGTGCTGCCGGCGAACGCCCTGGCCGACCTGGTGGGGTCGCTGGAGGAGAGCGGCTCGGACTTCGCCACCGGCTCCGTGCTGCGCTGGGAGGCGCCCCCGCCCGACGGCGCCGGGCTGCACGAGCCGCCGTGGATGCGCCGGCTGCACACCCCGGGCCGGACCCGGGCGCGGGTCGGAGAGCACCCGGAGATCCTCGGCGACGTCTTCGCCTGGAACAAGCTCTTCCGGCGCTCCTTCTGGGACGCCCAGCAGCTCTCCTGGCCCGAGCAGGTCCACTACGAGGACCAGCCGGCCACCACCCGCGCCTACCTGGCCGGCACGTTCGACGTGCTCCAGGCGCCGGTCTACCACTGGCGCATCCGCACCGACGGCAGCTCGATCACCCAGCAGAGGCGCGAGGTCTCCGACCTGGTCGACCGGTGGGCGACCAAGCAGATGGCGCTCGAGTCCGTGCTCGCGCACGGCGACCCGGCAGTGACCCGGGTCTTCGTCGACCGGGTGCTGCCGGGCGACCTGTGGCGCTACTTCCTGGTCATCCCCGGCTGCTCGGACGCCTGGTGGGAGCTGCTGCGCGAGGGCATCGGCCAGCTGTGGGGCGAACGCTCGCTGGTGCACTCCGGGCTCCCCCCGGTTCACCGGTCCTGCGGCTACCTGGTCGAGCGCAACCGGCGAGCGGACGCGGAGGCCCTGATCACCTGGTTCACCTCGCTGACCGGTCCGCCGCCCCGCACCTACGACGGTCTGCGGCTGGCCATCCCCGGTGACGTGGTCCGCGCGGCCAGCGTGCCCGACTCCGCGCTGGAGATCGCGCCGCACGAGCAGCCGCGCCCATGAGCCCACGCACCCAGTCCGCTCCGGCCCCCAGCGCGACCGGGACGGTCCCGCCGCCCGTGGTGGCCCCGCCCCGCTACGGCCCGACCAGCCGGAGAGCCCGGACGCTGGCCATGCTGGTCTTCCTCGCCGTGCTCGTCGCCTGGAGCGTGGTGCTCGCGCCGCCGCGCTCGACGTACCAGGTCTTCGGCTTCCTGTTCGCCGGCACCGTCGCCTGGCACATCCAGGCGCCCTGGCGTGACCACCTGGCCTTCCTCCGCGACTGGTCGCTGCCGCTGGTGCTGCTCACCGTCTACCTCTACAGCCGGGGCATCGCCGACGACCTCGGCTTCGCCACCGTGCACGTGACCGAGCCGATCGAGGCCGACCGCGCGCTCTTCGGCGGGACCCTGCCGACCGAGGCACTGCAGGGCTGGCTGTGCGGCGACCCGTGCCTGCGCACCACCCCGCCCGCCTGGTACGACGTCGGGTTCACCACCGTCTACTACACCCACTTCGTCGTGGCCCCGGTGATCGCGGCGGTGCTGTGGGTGCGCAACCGGGACGCGTGGGTCCCGTTCATGCGCCGCTACCTGAGCCTGAACATGCTGGCCCTGGTCATCTACATCACCTACCCGATGGCCCCGCCGTGGATGGCCGCGCTGGACGGCTACCTGACCCCGGACATCGCCCGGATCACCGCCCGCGGCTGGTTCGACCTGAGCCCGGCCAGCGGGCTGCACCACCAGATGTCGGTGGTGAGCAACAAGGTCGCCGCGATGCCCTCGCTGCACGCCGGCGTCGCCATCCTGGTCACGGCGTACGCGATGCTCCGGATGCGCCACGGGTCCCGGCTGGTCCGGACGCTGCGCTGGCTGCTGCCGCTCTACCCGCTGCTGATGTCGTTCACGCTGGTCTACTACGCCGAGCACTACGTGGTCGACGTGATCGCCGGGCTGCTGGCCGTGGTGGCGGTCCTGGTCGGCTGTCACCTGTGGGAGCGCCGCTACCCGGACGGGTGGCTGGCCGCCCGCCGGGCCCGGGATACGAAGGCCAGCGCCTAGGAGACCAGGCCCTGCTCCTGCAGCCACTCGCTCGCCACGTCCTCCGGCTTCTCCCGGTCGACGGTGACCCGCGCGATCAGGTCGCCGAGGGTCTCGTTGTCCAGCGCCCCCATCAGCCCCTCCAGCCGGTCCTGCACGTCGGGGTTGGCGTCGAGGAACTCGGTGGAGAC
The window above is part of the Nocardioides campestrisoli genome. Proteins encoded here:
- a CDS encoding ATP-dependent Clp protease ATP-binding subunit, with protein sequence MFERFTDRARRVVVLAQEEARMLSHNYIGTEHILLGLIHEGEGVAAKALESLDISLEAVRAQVEEIIGQGQQAPSGHIPFTPRAKKVLELSLREALQLGHSYIGTEHILLGLIREGEGVAAQVLQKLGADLNRVRQQVIQLLSGFQGKEAAGAAASPGASGAEAPSSSLVLDQFGRNLTQAAREGKLDPVIGREQEIERVMQILSRRTKNNPVLIGEPGVGKTTIVEGLAQDIVKGNVPETLKDKQIYTLDLGALVAGSRYRGDFEERLKKVLKEIRTRGDIVLFIDEIHTLVGAGAAEGAIDAASILKPMLARGELQTIGATTLDEYRKYLEKDAALERRFQPIQVAEPSIAHTIEMLKGLRDRYEAHHRVTITDEALVSAATLADRYISDRFLPDKAIDLIDEAGSRLRIRRMTAPPDLRAFDDQIAEVRERKEAAIDGQDFEAAARLRDEEKQLTAKKSEREKQWRAGDMDEIAEVDEELIAEVLAVATGIPIVKLSEAESTRLLNMEEELHKRVIGQEEAVKALSRAIRRTRAGLKDPKRPGGSFIFAGPSGVGKTWLSKTLADFLFGDEDSLIQLDMSEFSEKHTVSRLFGSPPGYVGYEEGGQLTEKVRRKPFSVVLFDEVEKAHPDIFNSLLQILEEGRLTDSQGRVVDFKNTVIIMTTNLGTRDIAKSVNLGFSQVGDTAGSYDRMKAKVSDELKQHFRPEFLNRVDEIIVFPPLSQDQIVSMVDNMVEAVEKRLRDRDMALELTQAAKNLLATRGFDPVLGARPLRRTVQREIEDTLAEKMLFGEIGPGQIVLVDVEGEGPSATFTFHGQKVNKLPDMPPLETVPEGAPSEGPDDTSGPVDVPRAED
- a CDS encoding histone-like nucleoid-structuring protein Lsr2, whose protein sequence is MAQKVNIVLVDDLDGSEATETVSFALDGTSYEIDLNDENAAALREALSGYVGHARKASGGNRRGGRRTASATTSGPSAADVRAWARENGYELSERGRVPAEVRQAYDAAH
- a CDS encoding type III pantothenate kinase → MLLAVDIGNSDTVLGLMVGEEVVASWRVATDERRTADEWSVLVRGLLADTEHGAALSGVAVCATVPAVLAEWREMIATHFSSLASVIVEPGVRTGIPVLMDNPREVGADRIVNALAAARTYGAPAVVVDFGTATTFDVVNSDGAFVGGAIAPGIEISAEALGRRGAQLRRVELKRPRSVIAKNTVEALQSGMVFGVAAQVEGMVARMVAELGVRPEEVRVVATGHLAPLVLAECGCFTAHAPWLTLHGLRMVHERNC
- the nadC gene encoding carboxylating nicotinate-nucleotide diphosphorylase, whose amino-acid sequence is MTVTQPSQSASSGSRFPGTLPARLADELTAAGLEPDAVLAMILGALAEDLPDGGLDATSVATIPAEQQGTAGFNAREPGVVAGLGLAEAVFAVVMGDEVRVTDRLPDGTRVAAGDRVMTVSGPVRGLLTAERTALNFASHLSGVATATSRWVEALEGTAARVLDTRKTLPGWRALQKYAVRCGGGVNHRFSLVDMAMVKDNHVVAAGGVVPALEAVRSAFPGLPVEVEVTDLDELVALLDAGCDRILLDNMDAATMTEAVRLRDERADGRRVELEASGGLTLDRAREVAATGVDYISVGALTHSVTVFDLGMDLT
- a CDS encoding L-aspartate oxidase codes for the protein MTGSRGARLRVPSRLAAPAPGWTTRADVVVVGSGIAGLTAALRIDAAAPGLKVLVVTKDVLHAGSTQWAQGGIAAALGPGDTPAQHEHDTLVAGAGACDVEAVRTLVTEGPAAVHELIALGTRFDLHPDGELSLTREGGHLRDRIAHAGGDATGAEIQRALIAAVERAPQIEVIQHALAVDLLLAGDGGVAGLTLHVLGEGQRDGVGAVHAPAVVLASGGLGQVFSSSTNPAVATGDGTALAMRAGAVVRDLEFVQFHPTVMYLGPDSSGQQPLISEAVRGEGAFLVDWEGRRVMAGVHELADLAPRDVVAKAITRRMLETDRPHLMLDARHLGAEFWERRFPTILATCRAHGVDPATDLIPVAPAQHYASGGVATDLDGRTSVPGLYATGEVACSGVHGANRLASNSLLEGLVFSRRIAAVLPGELRAAQEPANQEPAGEAWLVPGSVRRELQAQMTRHVGVLRSDRGLRETLDRLGSLAGDHQGGSDGTPAPGVDAWETTNLLTVSAALAQAALLRTETRGSHWREDHPDRDPRVAGHVDAWLEDGVVHARWTPSPSTDPGDLIAAPDPLQPTGSPA